A part of Capsicum annuum cultivar UCD-10X-F1 chromosome 6, UCD10Xv1.1, whole genome shotgun sequence genomic DNA contains:
- the LOC107874051 gene encoding uncharacterized protein LOC107874051, whose protein sequence is MNNSDREWMYDRLLEDGFINSRFIDGVESFVEFAKSHPECMDGEKLRCPFNHRKCQNKNILDEFTVMTHLGNNGFVPNYYRWHHHGESYVPGPSVFGNHQEEASASGETLNSQSHNEFQAMVFYIAGPSFDGNIEEDPNSTAQNIYNLIKASEQEIWSKNPHGHTQLSVVARLLNLKAKHHFSERLYDELCEFISELMPTDNIMIDSFYSTKKLMRELGLPVKKIDCCKNDCTLYWRKDSELVNCKFCSHPRFKRSKHQCSKKKTNISYKMYYFPLAPHLQRLYASDATAKHMRWHYEHERDGVIRHPSDSPAWK, encoded by the coding sequence ATGAATAATTCTGACCGTGAGTGGATGTATGATAGATTGTTGGAAGATGGATTCATAAATTCTAGGTTTATTGATGGAGTTGAGAGCTTTGTTGAATTTGCTAAAAGTCATCCTGAATGTATGGATGGTGAAAAATTAAGATGTCCTTTTAATCATCGtaagtgtcaaaataaaaatattttggatgAGTTTACAGTTATGACACATCTTGGAAATAATGGCTTTGTACCAAATTATTATCGTTGGCATCATCATGGAGAAAGTTATGTTCCAGGTCCAAGTGTGTTTGGTAATCATCAAGAAGAAGCTTCAGCTTCAGGTGAAACCCTGAATTCTCAGTCTCATAATGAATTTCAAGCTATGGTTTTTTATATTGCTGGGCCTTCTTTTGATGGTAACATAGAAGAGGATCCAAATTCCACAgcacaaaatatttataatttgattaaagCATCGGAACAAGAAATTTGGTCGAAAAATCCACATGGACACACACAACTATCTGTCGTTGCTCGTTTGTTGAATCTAAAGGCGAAACATCATTTTTCTGAAAGATTATATGATGAGTTGTGTGAATTTATATCAGAATTGATGCCAACTGATAACATAATGATAGATAGCTTTTATAGTACCAAAAAGCTAATGAGAGAATTGGGCTTGCCGGTTAAAAAGATTGATTGTTGCAAAAATGATTGTACGCTTTATTGGAGGAAGGATAGTGAACTTGTCAATTGCAAGTTTTGTTCTCACCCTCGATTTAAGAGATCAAAACATCAATGCTCCAAGAAGAAAACTAATATTTCTTATAAgatgtattattttcctttagCTCCGCATTTACAAAGATTGTATGCATCTGATGCTACAGCAAAACATATGAGGTGGCATTATGAGCATGAAAGGGATGGTGTGATACGTCATCCCTCTGACTCTCCTGCTTGGAAATAG
- the LOC107872916 gene encoding uncharacterized protein LOC107872916 isoform X1, translated as MVDTTLSCAPLLQMLMSYASATYLLKNIRYFLSSADSHYKKDREVKVQHYVNSIKCMPQPAGVRLISVPRSAHFAVGTGHRVCSIRQRRSCCLFITRVILRFTINVMCSTEACSPYQSKSWKLEAATKFKSCSLSSTIYFFCRDATTAHMKDNQ; from the exons ATGGTTGACACTACTCTTTCCTGTGCTCCACTGCTGCAAATGTTGATGTCGTACGCTTCTGCTACCTACCTTTTGAAAAACATCAG ATACTTTTTGTCAAGTGCCGATTCACACTACAAAAAAGACAGAGAAGTCAAAGTACAACACTATGTAAATAGCAtcaaat gtatgcCACAGCCGGCAGGCGTGAGACTAATCTCCGTTCCTCGGTCAGCGCATTTTGCGGTaggaactggccacagagtttgctccattcgccagaggcgGAGCTGTTGCCTCTTTATTACGCGTGTGATATTGA GATTCACCATAAATGTCATGTGTTCTACAGAAGCTTGCTCTCCATATCAAAG TAAATCTTGGAAGTTGGAAGCTGCGACAAAGTTCAAGTCTTGCTCTCTTAGTAG CACAATATACTTTTTTTGTAGAGACGCAACTACTGCACATATGAAGGACAACCAGTAA
- the LOC107872916 gene encoding uncharacterized protein LOC107872916 isoform X4 yields the protein MVDTTLSCAPLLQMLMSYASATYLLKNIRYFLSSADSHYKKDREVKVQHYVNSIKCMPQPAGVRLISVPRSAHFAVGTGHRVCSIRQRRSCCLFITRVILINLGSWKLRQSSSLALLVGFIAGQGCTTFCYLCKYNVYNLL from the exons ATGGTTGACACTACTCTTTCCTGTGCTCCACTGCTGCAAATGTTGATGTCGTACGCTTCTGCTACCTACCTTTTGAAAAACATCAG ATACTTTTTGTCAAGTGCCGATTCACACTACAAAAAAGACAGAGAAGTCAAAGTACAACACTATGTAAATAGCAtcaaat gtatgcCACAGCCGGCAGGCGTGAGACTAATCTCCGTTCCTCGGTCAGCGCATTTTGCGGTaggaactggccacagagtttgctccattcgccagaggcgGAGCTGTTGCCTCTTTATTACGCGTGTGATATTGA TAAATCTTGGAAGTTGGAAGCTGCGACAAAGTTCAAGTCTTGCTCTCTTAGTAG GTTTCATCGCAGGCCAAGGATGCACAACTTTTTGTTATCTATGTAAATACAATGTATATAATCTCTTGTAA
- the LOC107872916 gene encoding uncharacterized protein LOC107872916 isoform X2, which produces MVDTTLSCAPLLQMLMSYASATYLLKNIRYFLSSADSHYKKDREVKVQHYVNSIKCMPQPAGVRLISVPRSAHFAVGTGHRVCSIRQRRSCCLFITRVILRFTINVMCSTEACSPYQSKSWKLEAATKFKSCSLSRFHRRPRMHNFLLSM; this is translated from the exons ATGGTTGACACTACTCTTTCCTGTGCTCCACTGCTGCAAATGTTGATGTCGTACGCTTCTGCTACCTACCTTTTGAAAAACATCAG ATACTTTTTGTCAAGTGCCGATTCACACTACAAAAAAGACAGAGAAGTCAAAGTACAACACTATGTAAATAGCAtcaaat gtatgcCACAGCCGGCAGGCGTGAGACTAATCTCCGTTCCTCGGTCAGCGCATTTTGCGGTaggaactggccacagagtttgctccattcgccagaggcgGAGCTGTTGCCTCTTTATTACGCGTGTGATATTGA GATTCACCATAAATGTCATGTGTTCTACAGAAGCTTGCTCTCCATATCAAAG TAAATCTTGGAAGTTGGAAGCTGCGACAAAGTTCAAGTCTTGCTCTCTTAGTAG GTTTCATCGCAGGCCAAGGATGCACAACTTTTTGTTATCTATGTAA
- the LOC107872916 gene encoding uncharacterized protein LOC107872916 isoform X5, with the protein MVDTTLSCAPLLQMLMSYASATYLLKNIRYFLSSADSHYKKDREVKVQHYVNSIKCMPQPAGVRLISVPRSAHFAVGTGHRVCSIRQRRSCCLFITRVILINLGSWKLRQSSSLALLVAQYTFFVETQLLHI; encoded by the exons ATGGTTGACACTACTCTTTCCTGTGCTCCACTGCTGCAAATGTTGATGTCGTACGCTTCTGCTACCTACCTTTTGAAAAACATCAG ATACTTTTTGTCAAGTGCCGATTCACACTACAAAAAAGACAGAGAAGTCAAAGTACAACACTATGTAAATAGCAtcaaat gtatgcCACAGCCGGCAGGCGTGAGACTAATCTCCGTTCCTCGGTCAGCGCATTTTGCGGTaggaactggccacagagtttgctccattcgccagaggcgGAGCTGTTGCCTCTTTATTACGCGTGTGATATTGA TAAATCTTGGAAGTTGGAAGCTGCGACAAAGTTCAAGTCTTGCTCTCTTAGTAG CACAATATACTTTTTTTGTAGAGACGCAACTACTGCACATATGA
- the LOC107872916 gene encoding uncharacterized protein LOC107872916 isoform X6 yields MVDTTLSCAPLLQMLMSYASATYLLKNIRYFLSSADSHYKKDREVKVQHYVNSIKCMPQPAGVRLISVPRSAHFAVGTGHRVCSIRQRRSCCLFITRVILINLGSWKLRQSSSLALLVETQLLHI; encoded by the exons ATGGTTGACACTACTCTTTCCTGTGCTCCACTGCTGCAAATGTTGATGTCGTACGCTTCTGCTACCTACCTTTTGAAAAACATCAG ATACTTTTTGTCAAGTGCCGATTCACACTACAAAAAAGACAGAGAAGTCAAAGTACAACACTATGTAAATAGCAtcaaat gtatgcCACAGCCGGCAGGCGTGAGACTAATCTCCGTTCCTCGGTCAGCGCATTTTGCGGTaggaactggccacagagtttgctccattcgccagaggcgGAGCTGTTGCCTCTTTATTACGCGTGTGATATTGA TAAATCTTGGAAGTTGGAAGCTGCGACAAAGTTCAAGTCTTGCTCTCTTAGTAG AGACGCAACTACTGCACATATGA
- the LOC107872916 gene encoding uncharacterized protein LOC107872916 isoform X3 encodes MVDTTLSCAPLLQMLMSYASATYLLKNIRYFLSSADSHYKKDREVKVQHYVNSIKCMPQPAGVRLISVPRSAHFAVGTGHRVCSIRQRRSCCLFITRVILRFTINVMCSTEACSPYQSKSWKLEAATKFKSCSLSRDATTAHMKDNQ; translated from the exons ATGGTTGACACTACTCTTTCCTGTGCTCCACTGCTGCAAATGTTGATGTCGTACGCTTCTGCTACCTACCTTTTGAAAAACATCAG ATACTTTTTGTCAAGTGCCGATTCACACTACAAAAAAGACAGAGAAGTCAAAGTACAACACTATGTAAATAGCAtcaaat gtatgcCACAGCCGGCAGGCGTGAGACTAATCTCCGTTCCTCGGTCAGCGCATTTTGCGGTaggaactggccacagagtttgctccattcgccagaggcgGAGCTGTTGCCTCTTTATTACGCGTGTGATATTGA GATTCACCATAAATGTCATGTGTTCTACAGAAGCTTGCTCTCCATATCAAAG TAAATCTTGGAAGTTGGAAGCTGCGACAAAGTTCAAGTCTTGCTCTCTTAGTAG AGACGCAACTACTGCACATATGAAGGACAACCAGTAA